Genomic DNA from Vanrija pseudolonga chromosome 3, complete sequence:
TCCGGCCAATCGGGTAACACATGTCGGGTCTCGGGTAACAAACATGTCTTATCTCGCCTTGCTCTCGGAACGAGGCTCCACATTGTGCATCTCCGACACTCGTCGCTCGTACGCTCTACACTCGCACGAGCACCACAGCCAAAGACCGAACCTGACTAGACCTTCAAGTCTTCGttgacgccgtcgctgctctgctcgtcgCGAGCGTCCgatccctcgtcgtccgcccTCACCTTCAACCCCTTCAGCTTGTCCCTGCGAAGCAACCACAGCACGGCCGTCGTCCACGCCACTGATGTCAGCTTACCCAGCTCTCCCCACACTCACCAAGGACGCACTGCAGGCCGATCTGGCTCGCGTAGCCCTTCTTCGCCGCGGGAAAGTCGCTGTCGTCAGCTTGGCCCTTCACACCTTCACGCACGTGGTCTTCCAGTAGAAGAGGGGACCGATACACTGCATGATGTACGCGAGGTCGTTGGCCCACGCGACGAGGATTGCGCGCGTCTCGGtgtcctcgctcgcctcgttGATCCACGCCAGAATgagcgcgcctgcgccgccctAAGCGTCAGCTACGCCCAGACTCGACACTCACGCCGCTCTGCAGGAGCCAGTAGAGCGCGTAGTGCGTCTTGATGCTGCCGTACAGCGGGATCTGGCGCAGCGAGATGACCCACGCGAGCTGGGCATGTCAGTCCCCCACCACCTCGAAGAAGCATTTACGGTGATGAACGCGCCGATGTAGATGAacggccagcggcggcccTTGAAGGGCCCGTCGGACAGCCATGCGAACACGAGCCCGCCGGTGATCCACAGCGCGGTCGTGATGGTCgggtctggggtcagcgccgccCAGGTGCCCACTTACATGTGTTGATCTGCGGCACGGTGTACGTGCGCCCCGGGACAGGCGGGTTGGTCTTGGAGTTGAAGCTCTGCATGTCAGCCTGCACTGAGACTCCAGCGCACCTTGAGCCAGAACCCCATCGGGTTCTGGCCGAACCCGTTGTTCCAGAGGACGTAGAGCATGGCTTTTGTCAGTGTCGCATTGGCGCTGAGACCCACGCATCATGTACGTCTTCCAAGACGTGAACAGAGTCACCAGCTTGGCCCTCGTCCAAGGCTCTTTGCCCTTGCGCCCCGCGCGCAGCATgcgctccttggcgagctcgtgtTCCTTCCATCAGCCCGGCAGCAtaccccacccacctcttCGGTCAACCACCAGTCCTTGGCGTCCTGCAACGGCAGACCagggaggaagaagaagctcgCCACGGCCACAGGGAGGGTGACGATGGCGTCGATGATGAACATCTGTCATCAGCCCTGCCCACCCtgccccactcacccatcGCCACCCCGCGAGCCCGTTCACCCCGTTGAGGTTCTTGAACGCCGCTGCCTGGAGATATCCGCTGAACATGGGcccactgccgcccgccacccAGAAGATGACGCTCCGCTTGCCGATCTCGCGCGAGGTGTACCATCCGCCAAGGATGTAGTGGATGCCGGGGTAGAAGCCCGACTCGAACAGGCCGATGAGGAAGCGGAGGGCGTAGAGGGCTTGGTGGCTGGGGTTAGGGTGCGCAAGTGGCTGTGACTCACTTTTTGATGGCGTAGCATGCGAGGGTGCACACTCCCCATCCGAGTTCCAGCTTTCGTCAGTGCCGCCCGCAGATGGCAGTAAGCTTACCGCTGGCAGGACGTAGCGCGCCGGTACGCGCGTGAGGAGCAGGTTACACGGGACCTGCCCGATCACATAGCCGACAGTGTACAGGGTATTGGCGGTGACGAGCTCGTTGCCCAGCATGCCGAGGTCCTCCTTCATGCCAGAGAGGAACGCGTTCGTCACATTGGCTGCGGGGGTGAGCGTGATTACAAGCATGGACTGACGCACCCTGGTCGAGATTTCTGAAGCAGAGTGTCAGGACTCGCAGCCATACAACGCATCTACGCACTTGAGAAAGTAGCCGACCTGTCCTAGTCagtgcgccgccggccgaggaACCCACCGAGGCCAGAGTGAGGATCACCGCGTCGACCTTGAACAGcagcttgcgctcctcggggGGCAGGTCGAACGTGTCCCAGATCTTGCCCTTCCATGTGCTGGTCGGGGGTGccggctcggccttgacgacgTCCAGCTCGGAGCCCATCGCGGTGGTAGGTTGTAGACGTGCTGCTTTCGCTCCCCGTCGGTATTAATACTGTGCCACGGTCAGCTTGGCCTGCGCCGGGGGACTACTATCGTGCCACAAAGGGCATGTCGCCATTGTCTCATGCACTCACGTTGCACATCCAAGCTTCACCCGGAGACCCGTGTGTtcgcgacgaccacggcagcggcaacgcGGAACGAGTCAACTCCGCCACATCCACGCCGACTGCCACTCAATCTgcgaggcggagcagcgCCCGCCCGGCGGATCACGCCAttgccgcccgcgccaagTTCATCGACATCCGGTATCAACCCCCGCCGAGCGGCATCCCGGCGCCATTGGCTGGCGATAGGCTTGATCAGCCCGCCGGAGGGGGTGATGGCGCTGAACGTGGCCTTCGGGCGTGGCGGCTGGATTCGTGCGTCGTTGTGTCTGTGGCGACATGGCAGATGCGACTCGGAGATGGGCGCGCCGAGATACTGTGCCGCTGTGCGTGTGCTTGACATCCACGGAGCGGACAGTCGTGATGCATAAATGACGACGCTGCAGCCTCACGACGGCCACCCCACTGACCACGAtgaccgccgccaccacccccgagAACAGGTCGTCCAACGGCAAGGAGTTCCGCATCTCGTCCCGCACGAGGGGTAAGTGAACCCTCGCGGCACGAGCTGACTCCagaccgcctcgtcgcggccggcaTCGACCTGTCGAACGGGTACCCCTACTACCCGACCAAGCCCGCGTCTCTGAACGCAGCCAAAGCTTTCGCCCAGCCCTTCGAGTACGCGgacgcagcggcgcgcgcgagttcGCTGTCCCCGCTGGCCGAagtcgccgagctggtcgacctGACGCCACACATCGGGACCGAGATCCGCGGGCTCCAGCTCGCCAGCCTCACCGACGCGCAGAAggacgccctcgcgctcctcgtcgcgcagcgcggcgtcgtcttcctccgcGACCAGGAGATCACGCCgcaggagcagctcgcgctcggggAGTACTGGGGCAAAgtacaccaccacccctcggccggcgtgctccCCGGCCTGCCGGGGGTACAGACCATCTCggacgagctgctgcgccagcatggcgagctcgtcgactttCGTAACCCGTGCAGCGAGCAGGAGTGGCACACGAGGTAGGCCCGCCGCGCTGTGGCATACCTGACGCTAGCCTCGCCCACGAGCCCCAGCCACCGGGATACACGCACCTGCACTAcgactcgacgccgcccacggGCGGCGACACGACCTTCTCGTCCGGCTACGTCGCGTACGACAAGCTCTCGCCCCCGCTCCAGGCGTTCGTCGACACACTCGAGGGACTGTACCGCTCCGCGCACGTGTACACGAAccccgccgaccccgacgggCTCAAGGTGCCCATCGTGACTGCGCACCCGCTGGTACGCACCCACCCCGTCACGGGGTGGAAGAGCCTGTTCGTCAACAGGCGGTACATGGTCGGCATCAAGGGCTTGACTgctgccgactcggacgcgtTGCTTGAGCATGTAAGTGGCCCGAGGGGGTGGCGCTGACCCCAAGCTCTGGAGGACGTATGAGACGGCGTTTGAAGGACAGGTGCGGTTCCGCTGGACTCCGGGCACGTCGGCCATCTGGGACGCGCGGTCCACCATCGACTCGACAGCGTCAGAcacggtcgacgacacgaccgGACAGCACCGCCACGCCACTCGCGTTaccacgctcgccgaggtgccTCTTCCTGCCTCAGCGGGGCAgagccgccgcgtcgcgttgGGGCTCGACCCGGGTGTGGTGCAGGAGCAGGGGCGGGTCAAGTACTACTAGGTTGTGTGAGCTGGGAATGCATAAGGGTTAACTGGCATCAGACATTTTCCGTGGTGTACATGTATCCTTTCCGTGGTGTATCCGCCCAAACACATGCATACTTCACATTCGATACTAGCTTCTGACAACGCTCTCGTCTTCAAACCCACACCTCACCTGCTCCTAACTGGTTGACACTTACGCaccctcgacacgctcgacacgcGACTGCACGCGCGAGGGAGCAGCCGAGGCCCTCCTAGACTGCGCTTCCTCCTCCCTGCGCACGACCGACACCAGCGGGCCAGTGTAGTGCTTGCGCGCGTTGACAAAATACCAGGTcgcggcgatgacggcgaagGCGACGAACACGACCGACGCGTAGTTTGTCGTCTCGGCAGTGACGGGGATGGCCGTGGCTGGGATGTGTCAGCTGCAGCCTCCAGGAGCCACTTACGCATGCAGAACAGGATAATGCTGAACGAGATCCACACCACGGCGACGATGTTGACCGTGTACCCGAGCGTGTTGCCAAGCGGgtacgccgcgcgcgacatGTGCTCGCGGCGGGTGAGGAGCGAGCAGAGGATGGGGAAGGCGTACGAGCAGCCGAGGCAGATGGTCGCGACGCCCGTGAAGGCGTTgaaggcggccgacgagccgaggtacagcaggccgaggaggccgcacACGATGGTCGACAGCGTGAGCGACCAGaccggcacgccgcggcgcgtgttgACGCGCTTCCACCACTGCGAGCCGGGgatgccgccgtcgcgcgagaAGGcccacgtcgcgcgcgatgCGGTGGTCAGCGAGCCGACGGACGCGAACGCCCAGatgccgagcacgagggagaggaggcccattgccgccggcgcagagTGGGTCACCATCTTGAAGAGGAGCGGCATCGGCTGGCCCGAgggcacggcgaggagcgcgtcaaTGTCGTATGGGAGCGTGATGGCGAGCGGGATGAGAAGCACAATGCCCGTCACGAACGCCGCAGCGACAGAAAGTACCATGGCGCGCggcacctcgcgctcggggTTGTGTACCTCCTCGCACAGGGCCGAGACGGTGCCGTACCCCGTGAGGATGTACGCGGCGGACAGGAGACCAACGAAGAAGGCCCAGCCGTCCGGCCAGCCAGAGTTGTTGGCGAACTGCGAGAAGACAAACTTGCCCGAGTGGTAGTGGTCCGACTTGACAAGAAGCGTGACGATAATGCTGGCGAGGTCAGATGCCACACACGGCACGGTGGCTCACATgatggtcgacgcgccggtcCAGTACAGCACGAACGTGTTGAGGCGGTCAATGTAGCTGCGGTCAGTGTGGCGCTGGGGTGTACACCCACTCGTTGCCGTAGAGGTTGATGACGAACTCGCAGGCCAGCGCGGCCCAGTACACCCTAGGCTTGTCAGTGGTATCCTGCTCAGTGGCGCCACTCACAGCAGCGTCTGCCACGCGGTCGGGACATAGTCCTCATGGAAGAGCgtcacggcggcgagcacgagctggcTCCCTCCGAACGCAATCGACCCGGCGAGGCTGGGGCTCAGCGGCGTCTCATACAGGTCACGTACGTCCAGTTTGACACCACAGCAAACCACCCCGTTAGGTAGGATGCGAAGCGGCTGAACTTTGGCGGCGAGAGCATGGCCGACCAGTCTGACGTGAGCCCagcccacgcgccgccactTACAGTACACGCCGCCCGAGGTCGGGAAGACTGAGCAGCTGGGTGGTGTGGTTAGTCCTGTAGCCTCAGGCACGCCACAGGCCGCTCACATCTCGGCGAGGCTGCTCGCCATGCACATTGACACGCCCGAGACAAATGTCCACTGCGGGGAAGTCGGGGTCAGCAACATTCCTCATCAGATACCCGTGATGGCCGCTATCGCGCCATCTGCCCGCCGCGatccgccgtcgccatcgcgcgCCATACTCACGCCATACACCATCGTCACTGGCCCGCCACAGGTCAAGAATGTGCCCAGCATCAAGCTCACACCGAGGGGCACGGCCATGATGGCGAAGCTGAGGCCCAGCACGCCGATCATGGTCATGTTGCGCTTGACTTCCTGCTGGTAtccgagctcctcgagcttggccgcctccCCTTGGTCATGGTACTTTTCCGTGATTTCGCGTACGTGGGCGGTGTACGCTGCCTTCTCTGTCTCGCTTGGCGTGTTGCTCGAGCCGCcgtacggcgacgacgagggcagcggcgcggcttCGACGTGCGCGGTGGTCGGTTTGTCGGACATTATTGTGGGGCTGGGGGGCCCACATCCCCAGACCAGTGAGCCCTTTTATCATCTCGCCTCTCCTTGCCTTTGCTTTAGCCAGACAGGGCCCAGCGGGCCGAATGAGGACGTAGTGCCTTGTCTCCTGGCACGGCGCCGTGTTCTGTTTGGCTATCGCCGTCGCTTGGGACACCCCATGCGCAGGGCTGACTCAGAGGAACGCGGACGGGCAGGTTAGCgcgaggcagcgagcgagcgagcgagcgagcaggcgcgcgcgcgcggcgccggacGGCCACTTGCTTGTTGGCTCACTTGTTGGCGCCATTGACAACGAAGCGTGTTGACAATCGGCAACGAATCCAGCCCAGcccggcgtcgctcgctATCGGCGCCGTGTGCCGATTCCGGCCCACCGACAAGCAACGCCCTGcccccagcgcgccgtcgtcactcGCGAGCGAGCCCGCAGGGGGCAGCCACGATCGCCAGCAGCCTcgcttgagctcgccgctggccaGAGAAACGATGAGAAGCGCGCTTCAGTGGCATGGTttgccgagcttggcgacgttTATCCGTCCTTGCGAGCTGAGCGATTGGGCTCAggcacggcgaggtcgctgccTGGTCGTTTATCAGCGCCGCTGGAatgacggcgatggcggctATGGGTATATGCACACGCCTTGGTGTAATTATacgcacgccgcggcgcaggcgggcaggcaggcaggcgacgccgtgcgcgcgcggtgggGAGCGGAACCGCCCCgtgacgccgcggcgcgtgagATACCTCGGAAACCGGCATGACCACGACACGGGTAGatctcgctctcgtcgcctTTTGGCTGTCGTCGCTTGTCGGGCCTACTGCTGAGGCATCATCAGCACTGGCGAGCGTTATCACGGGTGTAAGTGTGCAAGTGGCTCCACACGGCAAGTGACGACACACAGGTGATCGACAAACTCAGGCCGGCGCGTGCTGGAATCCGGAGGGCAGATTCCATCCGACCAGGAGGCGGTGGCACTTGGCTGATTTGATCGATCGAGCAAGCCATTGTCGCCGGTGCCCCATGGCGGCCGCCTCTTGTGATCCTCCCCACTGCGGCCGTCGTGCTACCCCGCGCAAGCCATGCAATGCAGGTGTGCCTAGTGTACAACATTATCGTCGTGTCGTGTACCCGTTACCCCCTACCCGACAATGAGCTCAAacacctcgctgccgacctcctcctcgtactGCCCCGGGCTCCAGATACGCATGTGCTCGAGCGGGAGGTTGTGGTGTTCTCTGAGCCTTGCGTCTCTcagcgccgtgtcgagggACTCTGCGTCCGAGAGCCAGAACGGCGCCTGGCCCTGGTCGCAGGCGTCAATGGCGTCGAGGTACGCTTCTTGGCACTGGGCGGGGCGTCAGCTTTTCTCCCTCCTCCAACTCTTCGTCCGCGCCTCACCAGCTCGGTCACCTGGTccaccagctcggcctcgaccgtCCGCGTGGGGtcgagccgcgcgagcccgagcacGGTCACCACCGTCTCCGCGCACAAGCGGGTCACGATACCGTCGTACAGCCAGTGGGCGAgcacccgccgccacgagcgGTAGTACTCGCCCTGCACCGTCGTGATCCCGCCCGGCGAGTACCCCGGGGAgaggttgacgacgaggtggcccagcgccgcgtcgaccgccgGCGGGACCTGCACGGCGAGCATGCGCGCGAGCcacggcgcgtcgtgcgcgtaCGCCAGGTTGAGCGCGATGCCCGTCGTGCCCGGCGGCACGGTGTAGCTCGCCACGttggccgcgcgctcgtagACTACCCTCTCGGACGCGGGGAACTGGGCCACGGGCACatgccgctgcggcgtgcgcgggaAGGCGACGTGCATGTCGGACGGGGGCTCGGCGAAGTGGAGGACCTGGGTTACGACTGGGCGTGTGGTcagtgggcggcgcggggcgggggaggcgaACGGGCACGagaagcagctcgacgtcacTGTTCTCACGAGCGAGAGCACGGCGCAGCTCACGACCCCGACAGCAACTCACCAGGCGTAACAgtcaccctcgccgcctgcccccactcggtgtcgtcgagctcgggcgcgcgggcgacgtcgacgcgcgcccagCGCTGGGTATACGTGTCGACtaggtcggcgtcggtgaagTGGTacgtgcgcgccggcggcggcggcacggtgGTCGTGAATGCtcgtcttgtcgtcgccgccgttgtcgaaATCTTTGGGGATGGGGACAGCGACCACAGCAGGCCCGAGcacgacgatgccgccgggtgctgttgctgttggcGGACTGTGGCCCGGGGAAGGGCGAGCCTCACTGCCGCTCCCGCCGTGATGGGGAGCCGCATGTCGTCTGTGTCGTCGCAGTCGTCTAGCGCACTCCCGCCCCGCGTAgagaacaacaacaacaacaagaccCAAACAGCTGCATAGCATAAAAGTCGCGACGTGTCGGAATGATGCTTGTACAAAAGAGTAGAGCCGACTTTCGGCTTTGTTGTTGGCGTTGTTCCGCCCCGCTAAAGGGGATACGCGTGGGGCAGAGTGGGGCCAGCGGAGgggggtgggctgggcgctgggcgttgGCTGGGCTCACGCCGGGCCGGTGGCCGCCATGCGTCGGCTCTGCCCAATGACACTGGCCCTTGACATAATCAACACTCCTTTCGCCCAGCCAAAAGAGAGATCTCTCACGACAACGACATGATTCGAACATGTGCTCCCGAAGGAAGTTGATTTCGAGTCAACCGCGTTAACCACTCCGCCACGTTGCCTGGGTGAAGAAGATCTGCAGGGCGGTGCGCCCTTGCGCCCAAGAGGATGGCGGTCTGGAGATCGGAAGGCCTTCCTGTCCACGCCCCGCTATGCATGCAGCTCCCTCTGCTCTCATGCATCATGTGGCTCCTCATTGCTACCTTCCAAAACGTTTGCAGCGATGTCAAGGGTAGAAAAGTCGCCCTcaggcgagcgcggcatccGGCTCGGTAACCGGCTGCGTCGTTTCGGAGACGGGCGACGCCGCATGACGAGATCAGCCatgcccagccagccagccagccaaggcAAGCCGACTCGACGAGCAACACTCGCGACGTTGCTCTTCCATGATAACCCTCGCGCCGCGGGTCTTGACACTTATCCTCAACGCACGCCCACACGCCCGCACCATGGCCAGCAAGCCGTCCTTCCTCCCCGTCCTGGCGGACGAGGACCGCCCGTTCCTGCGCAAGGCGGTCGCGAACCCGCCAGTGCCGCGGCCATCGTCCAGGTGAGTTGTCCCACCGCCGggctcgctgaccccagcgtcatgctcctctcgcccacgaaccagctcctcctcctccaccgcgtcggcacgtcgtcggcctttGCCTCCGCGCACGTCTTCCCCGGCGGCACGCTGAGCTCGTTCCACGAGACGGTGccggccgagcacgacgccgacaggCACACCGACTCGCGCGCGTACCGCCTCGCAGCGGTGCGCGAGACGTTTGAGGAGAGCGGGATCCTGCTCGCGAAGCGGAggggcgaggacggcctcgTGGAGCTTTCTGTGGCCGAGCGGACggaggggaggaaggcgatTCACGGGGATAAGGTCAAGTTTCTCGACTTCCTCgccggcatcggcgccgagccggaCCTGGGTGAGCAGCGGCAACTCTCGACACCTTAAGCTGAGCCCCCAGACAACCTCATCCCCCTAACCCGCTGGATCACGCCGCCGAACGCGCCAAAGCGCTTCTCGGCCCAGATGTACCTCTACCTCCTGTcggcggacgccgacgccgcccacgacgGGGGGCTGGAGCACACGGACGCCGAGTGGGCCGACGTGCGGGAGTGggctgagcgcgcgcggcgcggagatATCATCGTGTACGAGCCGCAGGCGtttctcctcgcgctgctggccgaCTTCTTCCCCGGGCctggcgtgctcgcgacgacgaACGAGCACGGGGGCAGCCACGAGGCGCAGCGACAGCGCTTGCTGGACTTTATCAAGGCTACGCCGACCGGGCCGGGCGACGACCGCACGAACAACATCCTCTGGGCCGACAAGGTCATCTGCTCCTATGTCCTTCCTGTACGCCGGGACGACGGATACCTCGTCAtcgggctcgaggaggccgggcccgagctcgaaggccaaggccgcggcggtgactTTTcccgcgtcgtgctcgtcaacTCGGAGGCTGGCGGCCCGAGAGGGGCAGAGGTGCGCAtgcggcgcgacgtcgtcccCGAGCAGGGggcggtcggcgaggcgtCCAAGTTGTAGCGTAGCGGTGGGCAGGAGCAGATCTCTCATTATGCATAGTGTACAACGGGCGTTTGTAGTTCGTACAACTTGGTCTTTCCTTTGGTTCTACTTGtcccctcggcgtcctccgcCCCCTAGTTCTCCTGGATCTCGAGCGCAAACTGCTCTGGACCAATTCGCTGGCAGTACTCCTCCGAGCTGAGGAACGCGAGGTTATTCCACGGcgcgaacgcgcgcgcgtgggcggTATGTTCCTCCGGGGTATCCGGCGCCGCCTCTCCGCCTTCTCtcaggcgcgcggcgcggctcggcAAGTCCTGGCACTCGTACTCCTCCGAGcactggggcgtgagctccCTCCCTTGCGCACGACGTACCCATCGCCACACCTCCTTCTTGATgctctcgtcgacgccctGCGCGTCGACAAGCGTGTACGCCACCTCGCGGTGCGTGAAGATGCCGCTcgtgagcgcgcgcaccaggTCCCACTGCCACTCTGCCATTGCGCGCTCGCGGGTATGGCTCGCGAGCTGCCCGTCGACTGAGAGCAGGAGCACGAGCTCCTTCACGCTCGCGGGCAGGCGGAAATACGCGAGGTACGCCATCCAGCTGCGCGCGGGGTCAAAGCGCAGGTTGAGCACCACCTTGTCCACTCCCTCCGGGAGGGGGTACTCCATCGGCGTGTGGCGCGCGCTGTGGTCCGCCACGGGGGTGTACGCGAGCATCTTGGTTGGCcggagggcagcgacgggGGACTCGTACGACCCGTgcggggacggcgcggcagcgcgcgTCATGACTGCGAGTTAGTGGAAGCCAAGGCCgcagcaccacccacacGGCGTCATGGTGATCTTGGCCGCGTGCGACTCGGGCCGGTGGTACTTCTtcggcgcgtcctcgacgacgatgcgcgtCACGAGCGACGCATACGGGATGGCCGTCACCCCGGCCGCGTGCGACgcggggcgacgggcgggaATGATGCGGGGTAGGTGGTGTGGCAcacgcgccgtgccggcaCGCGCGGTGCGAaggagggtggtggggagcgcggcgcgcgtgggTGCGAGCGCTGCGAGGGCTGTTCTGGCTGGGTTCATGATTGTGGTTGTTGAGTGGAGTCGAGTGGCAAGActtgctcgctcgacgtcaCGCGTCCATGTGTCTTGTTGTCATGGACGTGCCGGTTAAATCGTTCCGTGATCGGGATGGGGCTGGTAACCGGTGGGccgggcggggtgggtcgGTGGCGCAGGATCGGAActggctcgacgacaccCACGCTCCTTCGCCTCTTGGCAATGTCAGTGCGACGACTACGCGAATGCATGGGCCGCTGGGGCTCGTATGGGGCCATGAGGTGCTCCGTTGCGCTCCGGTGGGGCAGGGTGGGGCGGGCCAGGCATGGGTCGTTTGCTGTGTCCAAGAGCGGACGGGTGGCTCAGACgctgcggcgacgccgaATACAATATTGTGCATACAGGGTTACAAAACGGCGATGATGTCTGATGCCTCGTACCAGTTCAGCTGCCGCAGCATCAGGtcagcgcgcagcagcctATGGCCATGGCTAGCTACACGATCGCTTCGGCTACCGGTGTCCCCTTCCATGACCCGGCGCCAGGGCATACTCCTTGCCTTCGAGAGCCCACTGCCGGAGCCCAATTGCCGCCTTGTACGCTTCCCTCGGGACAAACTCGATATCCGACACGGCCTGCaccagcgcgtcgcggtgcGCCTCCCACTGCTCGCGCGAGCTGTACCAGCCCTCCTCCGGAAGGGACCActgcacgcgctcctccacggcggcgcggaggccCGCTTCGATGCCGTCCGTGGCATCACTCGTCCCCAGGCCGGCCCACTCCGCCTCAAtgccctcgagcccgacgatCGTgagcctgcgcggcggctcAGCCTGGAGCACGGCGCGGGCCGGCCACAGCGCCGTGACGAGCCACGAGGCCATGTCGGCCAGCCACGCGGGGTTGG
This window encodes:
- the liz1_5 gene encoding Pantothenate transporter liz1 gives rise to the protein MGSELDVVKAEPAPPTSTWKGKIWDTFDLPPEERKLLFKVDAVILTLASVGYFLKNLDQANVTNAFLSGMKEDLGMLGNELVTANTLYTVGYVIGQVPCNLLLTRVPARYVLPAVSLLPSAGGTDESWNSDGECAPSHATPSKTLYALRFLIGLFESGFYPGIHYILGGWYTSREIGKRSVIFWVAGGSGPMFSGYLQAAAFKNLNGVNGLAGWRWMFIIDAIVTLPVAVASFFFLPGLPLQDAKDWWLTEEEHELAKERMLRAGRKGKEPWTRAKLVTLFTSWKTYMMPMLYVLWNNGFGQNPMGFWLKSFNSKTNPPVPGRTYTVPQINTYPTITTALWITGGLVFAWLSDGPFKGRRWPFIYIGAFITLAWVISLRQIPLYGSIKTHYALYWLLQSGGGAGALILAWINEASEDTETRAILVAWANDLAYIMQCIGPLFYWKTTDFPAAKKGYASQIGLQCVLVAWTTAVLWLLRRDKLKGLKVRADDEGSDARDEQSSDGVNEDLKV
- the JLP1_0 gene encoding Alpha-ketoglutarate-dependent sulfonate dioxygenase; this encodes MTAATTPENRSSNGKEFRISSRTRDRLVAAGIDLSNGYPYYPTKPASLNAAKAFAQPFEYADAAARASSLSPLAEVAELVDLTPHIGTEIRGLQLASLTDAQKDALALLVAQRGVVFLRDQEITPQEQLALGEYWGKVHHHPSAGVLPGLPGVQTISDELLRQHGELVDFRNPCSEQEWHTSLAHEPQPPGYTHLHYDSTPPTGGDTTFSSGYVAYDKLSPPLQAFVDTLEGLYRSAHVYTNPADPDGLKVPIVTAHPLVRTHPVTGWKSLFVNRRYMVGIKGLTAADSDALLEHLWRTYETAFEGQVRFRWTPGTSAIWDARSTIDSTASDTVDDTTGQHRHATRVTTLAEVPLPASAGQSRRVALGLDPGVVQEQGRVKYY
- the TPO5 gene encoding Polyamine transporter TPO5; translation: MSDKPTTAHVEAAPLPSSSPYGGSSNTPSETEKAAYTAHVREITEKYHDQGEAAKLEELGYQQEVKRNMTMIGVLGLSFAIMAVPLGVSLMLGTFLTCGGPVTMVYGWTFVSGVSMCMASSLAEICSVFPTSGGVYYWSAMLSPPKFSRFASYLTGWFAVVSNWTLAGSIAFGGSQLVLAAVTLFHEDYVPTAWQTLLVYWAALACEFVINLYGNDYIDRLNTFVLYWTGASTIIIIVTLLVKSDHYHSGKFVFSQFANNSGWPDGWAFFVGLLSAAYILTGYGTVSALCEEVHNPEREVPRAMVLSVAAAFVTGIVLLIPLAITLPYDIDALLAVPSGQPMPLLFKMVTHSAPAAMGLLSLVLGIWAFASVGSLTTASRATWAFSRDGGIPGSQWWKRVNTRRGVPVWSLTLSTIVCGLLGLLYLGSSAAFNAFTGVATICLGCSYAFPILCSLLTRREHMSRAAYPLGNTLGYTVNIVAVVWISFSIILFCMPTAIPVTAETTNYASVVFVAFAVIAATWYFVNARKHYTGPLVSVVRREEEAQSRRASAAPSRVQSRVERVEGA